The following are from one region of the Cinclus cinclus chromosome 7, bCinCin1.1, whole genome shotgun sequence genome:
- the MARCHF5 gene encoding E3 ubiquitin-protein ligase MARCHF5, translating to MAEQTGLALPQTMDRSCWVCFATDEDDRTAEWVRPCRCRGSTKWVHQTCLQRWVDEKQRGNSTARVACPQCNAEYLIVFPKLGPVVYVLDLADRLISKACPFAAAGIMVGSIYWTAVTYGAVTVMQVVGHKEGLDVMERADPLFLLIGLPTIPVMLILGKMIRWEDYVLRLWRKYSNKLQILNSIFPGIGCPVPRIPAEANPLADHVSATRILCGALVFPTIATIVGKLMFSSVNSNLQRTILGGIAFVAIKGAFKVYFKQQQYLRQAHRKILNYPEQEGA from the exons ATGGCCGAGCAGACGGGCTTGGCGCTGCCGCAGACCATGGACAG aagctgctgggtttgttttgctACCGATGAGGATGATCGGACGGCAGAGTGGGTGAGACCCTGCAGGTGCAGGGGCTCCACCAAATGGGTGCATCAGACTTGTCTGCAGCGCTGGGTGGATGAGAAGCAAAGAGGAAACAGTACTGCTAGAGTGGCTTGTCCTCAGTGCAATGCAGAATATTTAATAGTATTTCCAAAGCTAG GTCCAGTTGTTTACGTTTTGGATCTTGCAGATCGCCTGATCTCAAAGGCATGTCCCTTTGCTGCAGCTGGAATAATGGTGGGCTCTATCTACTGGACGGCCGTTACGTATGGAGCGGTGACGGTCATGCAG GTTGTGGGTCACAAAGAAGGTCTTGATGTGATGGAGAGAGCTGATCCTTTATTCCTTTTGATTGGccttcccactatcccagtCATGCTAATACTGGGCAAGATGATCCGTTGGGAGGACTATGTGCTCAGACTGTGGCGCAAATACTCTAATAAGCTACAAATTTTGAACAGCATATTTCCAG GCATTGGATGTCCTGTTCCTCGTATCCCAGCAGAGGCCAACCCTTTGGCAGATCACGTCTCTGCCACACGTATTCTGTGTGGAGCTCTAGTTTTCCCTACTATTGCCACGATAGTTGGCAAGCTGATGTTCAGCAGTGTTAACTCAAATTTACAAAGGACAATCTTG GGTGGAATTGCTTTTGTTGCTATAAAAGGAGCTTTTAAGGTTTACTTCAAGCAGCAGCAATATTTGCGCCAAGCTCACcgcaaaattttaaattatcctGAGCAAGAAGGAGCATAA